From Mustela nigripes isolate SB6536 chromosome 13, MUSNIG.SB6536, whole genome shotgun sequence, one genomic window encodes:
- the LOC131998711 gene encoding leukocyte tyrosine kinase receptor-like — protein sequence MCPRRAARGPKSEDHGLRARFRRISAYLPAGAEGAENHLSRAHGVFVSAVFSLGRGEPLYILAGQQGEDVCPGESPESQLVCLGESWVAEEHAATEGAAGVSGSRRWAQGGRGGGGGGVRAALSVVSFRPQQSALGPGLEAAGGGERAHLRRGDRGRLQVSPEKLENRSAAPGSSEKGSAAGGDASESDILWVDGEDGLSLIHPCSEPYL from the exons ATGTGCCCCAGGCGAGCAGCGCGAGGACCAAAGAGCGAGGACCACGGACTCCGAGCCCGCTTCCGTAGGATCTCAGCTTACCTACCTGCGGGGGCCGAAGGCGCGGAGAACCACCTGTCGCGGGCGCACGGCGTCTTCGTCTCTGCCGTCTTCTCCCTTGGTCGCGGGGAGCCGCTTTACATCCTAGctgggcagcagggagaggacgTCTGTCCCGGA GAAAGCCCGGAGAGCCAGCTCGTCTGCCTCGGAGAATCTTGGGTCGCTGAGGAGCACGCAGCGACGGAGGGGGCCGCAGGGGTCTCGGGGTCACGGCGCTGGGCGCAAGGCGgcaggggtggcgggggtggcGGGGTACGTGCTGCCCTCAGCGTGGTCAGCTTCCGCCCCCAGCAATCCGCTTTGGG CCCCGGGCTGGAGGCGGCCGGAGGAGGAGAGCGGGCCCACCTGCGGCGCGGGGACCGAGGCCGGCTTCAGGTCTCACCTGAGAAACTGGAGAACCGCTCCGCGGCGCCCGGGAGCAGCGAGAAAGGCAGCGCCGCAG GGGGTGATGCCTCAGAGAGTGATATCCTCTGGGTTGATGGGGAAGATGGGTTATCCCTCATACACCCCTGCAGTGAACCCTACCTATAG
- the RPAP1 gene encoding RNA polymerase II-associated protein 1 isoform X1, which produces MLSRPKPGESEVDLLRFQSQFLATGAAPAVQLVKKGSRGGGNTNLDQPLLQDHRDVVTLDNLPDSPPALVPAPPKRARPSPGCPLPEHEDPEERLNRHDQHITAVLTKIIERDTSSVAVNLPVPSGVAFPPVFHRSQERQGKSATSGKRSIFAQEIAAKRTSETSVPPVREVSTPDPPDGAASCEALTPREQGSQLPWGSCGFQGPHLVTGKGLGSKNAEQEAHTIHEENIAKLHAMAPEEILREQQQLLAQLDPSLVAFLRSPRHTHEQAGEKTTEEQRPGGPSVEVTGEEPIVPTFASEPRQEEDLDPRAPALALPVTPDKEWVHMDTVELEKLHWTQDLPPLRKKRTQERMQARFNLQGELLAPDVDLPTHLGLHHHGEEAERAGYSLQELFHLTRSQVSQQRALALHVLAQVISRAQAGEFGDRLVGSVLRLLLDAGFLFLLRFSLDDRVDGVIAAAVRALRALLVAPGDEELLDSTFSWYRGALVFPLMPSQEDEDDEDEDEEPPAEKIKRKSPEQGNRPPSDLARHDVIKGLLATNLLPRLRYLLEVTCPAPSVVLDILAVLIRLARHSLESATRVLECPRLIETVVREFLPTSWYPMRAGPAPSLHRVPCAAAMKLLRVLASAGRNIAARLLSSFDLRSRLSRFLAEAPQEMALPLEEAEALSSEAFRLWAVAASYGQGAELYRELYPVLMRALQAVPEELSTQPARPLSMQRIASLLTLLAQLTLATSSTTPEPSSDSAGASVSATPSSITWTQVSGLQPLVEPCLRQTLKLLPRPEMWQALGPVPTACLLFLDAYYQAWSQQPSLCPGDWLQDMERLSESLLLPLLHTPTLGSLWDSLGSCSPLCNPQFCVRAPEALPSLVSLGSTGGRLSLSLAGSASPFPFLTALLCLFNTLARIHKGLCDQLAAILAAPGLQNYFLQCLAPMAAPHFTPFSAWALRHEYHLQYLALILAQKAATVQPDLAINTALHHSLVLALLSRLLPGSEHLAHELLLSCVFRLEFLPERASGGLEAADFSDRLSLGNNKDSGCGRGALLAQACQDLPSIRSCYLTHCSLARASLLASQASYRGELQRVPGLLLPVPKEPLLPTDWPFLPLIHLYHQAADTSLGLPPADTIGTALRALQWVLVLESWRPQALWAVPPAARLARLMCVFLVDSELFRETPVQHLVATLLARLCQPQVLLDLKLDCPLPGLASFPDLYASFLEHFEAVSYGDHLFGALVLLPLQRRFSVTLRLALFGEHVGALRALGLPLTQVSFPLSQLPVSLECYTEPPEDNLALLQLYFRALVTGALCPRWCPVLYAVAMAHVNSFIFSQDPKSSEETKAARRSMLQKTWLLADEGLRHHLLHYKLPNSALPEGFELYPQLPPLRQQYLQQLTSGMLQNGVSKA; this is translated from the exons ATGCTGTCAAGACCAAAGCCAGGGGAGTCAGAGGTGGACCTGCTGCGCTTCCAGAGTCAGTTTCTTGCAACTGGTGCAGCTCCAGCAGTACAACTGGTGAAGAAAGGAAGTAGGGGAGGTGGCAACACTAACCTGGACCAGCCTCTGCTGCAGGACCATCGGGATGTGGTGACACTGGACA accTCCCAGATTCGCCCCCAGCTTTGGTCCCTGCTCCCCCGAAGAGAGCTAGACCCAGCCCTGGCTGCCCCCTGCCTGAACATGAGGATCCTGAAGAGAGGCTGAACAGGCATGATCAGCACATCACTGCCGTCTTGACTAAGATTATT GAACGAGATACAAGTTCAGTGGCAGTGAACCTGCCTGTGCCCAGTGGTGTTGCTTTCCCCCCTGTGTTTCATCGCTCACAGGAGAGACAG GGGAAGTCGGCAACATCTGGTAAGAGAAGCATCTTTGCCCAAGAAATTGCAGCAAAGAGAACGTCTGAAACCAGTGTCCCACCAGTTAGAGAAGTGTCTACCCCAGATCCACCAGATG GTGCTGCTTCCTGTGAAGCACTCACACCTCGGGAGCAGGGCTCCCAGCTTCCCTGGGGCAGCTGTGGCTTCCAGGGACCCCATCTGGTCACCGGGAAGGGGCTCGGGAGCAAGaatgctgagcaggaagcccacacCATCCATGAAGAGAATATAGCAAAACTGCACGCCATGGCCCCTGAGGAGATCCTGCGGGAGCAGCAGCAGTTGCTGGCTCAGCTCG ATCCCAGCTTGGTTGCCTTCCTGAGGTCTCCCAGGCACACCCATGAGCAAGCAGGAGAGAAGACCACAGAGGAGCAGAGGCCAGGAGGACCCTCTGTTGAGGTCACTGGAGAGGAACCCATTGTGCCAACTTTTGCAAGTGAGCCCAGGCAGGAAGAAGATCTGGATCCAAGAGCCCCAG CTCTGGCCCTGCCTGTGACCCCCGACAAAGAATGGGTGCACATGGACACCGTGGAGCTGGAGAAGCTGCACTGGACCCAGGATCTGCCTCCGCTCCGAAAGAAGCGGACGCAGGAG AGGATGCAAGCCCGATTTAATCTTCAGGGAGAGCTCCTGGCCCCCGATGTGGACCTGCCCACCCATCTGGGGCTACACCACcatggagaagaggcagag AGAGCAGGGTATTCCCTGCAGGAGCTCTTCCACCTGACGCgcagccaggtgtcccagcagaGAGCATTAGCGCTGCACGTATTGGCCCAGGTCATCAGCAGG gcacAGGCTGGTGAGTTCGGGGACCGGCTAGTGGGCAGTGTCCTGCGCCTCCTTTTGGATGCTGGTTTCCTCTTCCTGCTGCGCTTCTCCCTGGATGACAGAGTGGATGGAGTCATTGCAGCTGCCGTCCGGGCTCTTCGGGCTCTGCTGGTGGCTCCTGGAGATGAG GAGCTCCTTGACAGCACCTTCTCCTGGTACCGTGGAGCTTTGGTGTTCCCTCTGATGCCCAGCCAGGAAGACGAGGACGATGAGGATGAAGATGAAGAGCCTccagcagagaaaataaaaaggaagagtcCTGAGCAAGGAAACCGGCCTCCATCTGACCTGGCTCGACACGATGTCATCAAG GGGCTTCTGGCTACCAACTTGCTGCCTCGGCTGCGCTACTTGCTAGAGGTCACCTGCCCAGCACCATCTGTGGTCCTTGACATCCTAGCTGTGCTCATCCGTCTGGCCCGGCATTCCCTGGAGTCAGCCACAAGg gtcctagaGTGCCCTCGGCTAATAGAGACCGTGGTTCGGGAGTTCCTGCCCACCAGCTGGTACCCCATGAGAGCGGGGCCTGCCCCCAGCCTACACAGAGTGCCCTGTGCCGCTGCCATGAAACTGCTTCGTGTCCTGGCCTCTGCTGGTAGGAACATCGCTGCCCGACTG CTGAGCAGCTTTGATCTTCGGAGCCGCCTGAGCCGCTTTCTAGCAGAGGCTCCCCAGGAAATGGCCTTGCCCCtagaggaagctgaggctctgaGCAGCGAGGCCTTCCGTCTGTGGGCTGTGGCTGCCTCCTATGGCCAAGGTGCTGAactttacag GGAGCTGTACCCAGTGCTGATGCGGGCCCTGCAGGCCGTGCCAGAGGAACTCAGCACACAGCCTGCTCGGCCCTTGTCCATGCAGCGGATAGCGTCCTTGCTCACTCTCCTTGCCCAGCTGACCCTGGCCACCAGCAGCACCACCCCTGAACCCAGCAG TGACAGTGCTGGGGCCAGTGTGTCGGCCACCCCTTCCTCAATCACTTGGACACAGGTGTCCGGGCTCCAGCCTCTTGTGGAGCCCTGTCTAAGACAGACCTTGAAGTTGCTGCCCAGACCTGAGATGTGGCAGGCCCTGGGCCCAGTGCCCACTGCCTGCTTGCTCTTCTTGGATGCATACTACCAGGCCTGGAGCCAGCAG CCAAGCCTGTGCCCAGGGGATTGGCTACAGGATATGGAGCGCCTGTCAGAGAGCCTGCTGTTACCCTTGCTGCACACACCCACTCTGGGCAGCCTGTGGGATTCTCTTGG GAGCTGCTCCCCTCTCTGCAACCCGCAGTTCTGTGTTCGGGCCCCTGAAGCTCTCCCCAGCCTCGTGTCACTGGGCAGCACAGGAGGCCGCCTCTCTCTCAGTTTGGCTGGCTCAGCCTCACCGTTCCCATTCCTCACTgcccttctctgtcttttcaaCACCTTGGCCCGGATCCACAAGGGGCTGTGTGACCAG ctGGCTGCCATATTGGCCGCCCCGGGACTCCAGAACTACTTCCTCCAGTGTTTGGCTCCCATGGCCGCCCCACACTTCACGCCCTTCTCTGCGTGGGCCTTGCGCCACGAGTACCACCTACAGTACCTGGCACTCATCCTGGCACAGAAAGCG GCAACAGTCCAGCCAGATCTGGCCATCAACACTGCCCTCCATCACAGTCTGGTCTTGGCCTTGCTGAGCCGACTGCTGCCCGGAAGTGAGCACCTTGCCCATGAGCTCCTGCTGAGCTGTGTATTCCGTCTGGAGTTCCTCCC GGAAAGAGCATCAGGGGGTCTGGAGGCAGCTGACTTCTCTGACCGGCTGTCCTTAGGGAACAACAAGGACTCGGGGTGTGGGCGAGGCGCTCTGCTGGCTCAGGCCTGCCAGGACCTCCCCAGCATCCGCAGCTGCTACCTGACCCACTGTTCACTGGCCCGAGCCAGCCTGCTAGCCTCGCAGGCCTCATACCGAGGGGAGCTGCAGCGAGTCCCcggcctgctgctccctgtgccGAAGGAGCCGCTGCTGCCCACCGACTGGCCTTTCCTGCCACTGATCCACCTCTACCACCAGGCCGCAGACACTTCCCTGGGGCTCCCTCCTGCTGACACTATAGGCACGGCTCTGCGGGCTCTGCAGTGGGTGCTGGTCCTGGAGAGCTGGCGCCCTCAGGCCCTCTGGGCCGTGCCTCCCGCCGCCCGCCTGGCACGGCTCATGTGTGTGTTCCTCGTGGACAGTGAACTATTCCGGGAGACCCCAGTACAACATCTGGTGGCCACACTCCTGGCCCGGCTCTGCCAGCCTCAAGTTCTGCTGGACCTCAAGCTGGATTGCCCACTTCCTGGCCTGGCGTCTTTCCCTGACCTCTATGCCAGCTTCCTGGAGCACTTTGAGGCTGTCTCTTATGGGGACCACCTCTTTGGAGCCCTGGTGCTCCTTCCCCTGCAGCGCCGGTTCAGCGTCACTCTGCGCCTTGCCCTCTTTGGGGAGCATGTGGGAGCCTTGCGAGCTCTGGGCCTGCCTCTGACCCAG GTCTCATTCCCCCTGTCACAGCTGCCTGTGTCCTTGGAGTGCTATACAGAGCCTCCCGAAGACAACCTGGCCCTTCTTCAGCTCTACTTCCGGGCTCTGGTTACTGGTGCTCTCTGTCCACGTTGGTGCCCTGTGCTCTATGCTGTGGCCATGGCTCATGTCAACAGCTTCATCttctcccaggaccccaagagctCA GAGGAGACCAAGGCTGCCCGCAGAAGCATGCTGCAGAAAACTTGGCTGCTAGCAGATGAG GGTCTCCGGCATCACCTCCTCCACTATAAGCTCCCTAATTCTGCCCTCCCAGAAGGCTTTGAGCTCTATCCCCAGTTGCCCCCTCTGCGTCAGCAGTACCTCCAGCAACTGACCTCAGGGATGCTCCAAAATGGGGTATCCAAGGCCTAG
- the RPAP1 gene encoding RNA polymerase II-associated protein 1 isoform X2 translates to MLSRPKPGESEVDLLRFQSQFLATGAAPAVQLVKKGSRGGGNTNLDQPLLQDHRDVVTLDNLPDSPPALVPAPPKRARPSPGCPLPEHEDPEERLNRHDQHITAVLTKIIERDTSSVAVNLPVPSGVAFPPVFHRSQERQGKSATSGKRSIFAQEIAAKRTSETSVPPVREVSTPDPPDGAASCEALTPREQGSQLPWGSCGFQGPHLVTGKGLGSKNAEQEAHTIHEENIAKLHAMAPEEILREQQQLLAQLDPSLVAFLRSPRHTHEQAGEKTTEEQRPGGPSVEVTGEEPIVPTFASEPRQEEDLDPRAPALALPVTPDKEWVHMDTVELEKLHWTQDLPPLRKKRTQERMQARFNLQGELLAPDVDLPTHLGLHHHGEEAERAGYSLQELFHLTRSQVSQQRALALHVLAQVISRAQAGEFGDRLVGSVLRLLLDAGFLFLLRFSLDDRVDGVIAAAVRALRALLVAPGDEELLDSTFSWYRGALVFPLMPSQEDEDDEDEDEEPPAEKIKRKSPEQGNRPPSDLARHDVIKGLLATNLLPRLRYLLEVTCPAPSVVLDILAVLIRLARHSLESATRVLECPRLIETVVREFLPTSWYPMRAGPAPSLHRVPCAAAMKLLRVLASAGRNIAARLLSSFDLRSRLSRFLAEAPQEMALPLEEAEALSSEAFRLWAVAASYGQGAELYRELYPVLMRALQAVPEELSTQPARPLSMQRIASLLTLLAQLTLATSSTTPEPSSDSAGASVSATPSSITWTQVSGLQPLVEPCLRQTLKLLPRPEMWQALGPVPTACLLFLDAYYQAWSQQPSLCPGDWLQDMERLSESLLLPLLHTPTLGSLWDSLGSCSPLCNPQFCVRAPEALPSLVSLGSTGGRLSLSLAGSASPFPFLTALLCLFNTLARIHKGLCDQLAAILAAPGLQNYFLQCLAPMAAPHFTPFSAWALRHEYHLQYLALILAQKAATVQPDLAINTALHHSLVLALLSRLLPGSEHLAHELLLSCVFRLEFLPERASGGLEAADFSDRLSLGNNKDSGCGRGALLAQACQDLPSIRSCYLTHCSLARASLLASQASYRGELQRVPGLLLPVPKEPLLPTDWPFLPLIHLYHQAADTSLGLPPADTIGTALRALQWVLVLESWRPQALWAVPPAARLARLMCVFLVDSELFRETPVQHLVATLLARLCQPQVLLDLKLDCPLPGLASFPDLYASFLEHFEAVSYGDHLFGALVLLPLQRRFSVTLRLALFGEHVGALRALGLPLTQLPVSLECYTEPPEDNLALLQLYFRALVTGALCPRWCPVLYAVAMAHVNSFIFSQDPKSSEETKAARRSMLQKTWLLADEGLRHHLLHYKLPNSALPEGFELYPQLPPLRQQYLQQLTSGMLQNGVSKA, encoded by the exons ATGCTGTCAAGACCAAAGCCAGGGGAGTCAGAGGTGGACCTGCTGCGCTTCCAGAGTCAGTTTCTTGCAACTGGTGCAGCTCCAGCAGTACAACTGGTGAAGAAAGGAAGTAGGGGAGGTGGCAACACTAACCTGGACCAGCCTCTGCTGCAGGACCATCGGGATGTGGTGACACTGGACA accTCCCAGATTCGCCCCCAGCTTTGGTCCCTGCTCCCCCGAAGAGAGCTAGACCCAGCCCTGGCTGCCCCCTGCCTGAACATGAGGATCCTGAAGAGAGGCTGAACAGGCATGATCAGCACATCACTGCCGTCTTGACTAAGATTATT GAACGAGATACAAGTTCAGTGGCAGTGAACCTGCCTGTGCCCAGTGGTGTTGCTTTCCCCCCTGTGTTTCATCGCTCACAGGAGAGACAG GGGAAGTCGGCAACATCTGGTAAGAGAAGCATCTTTGCCCAAGAAATTGCAGCAAAGAGAACGTCTGAAACCAGTGTCCCACCAGTTAGAGAAGTGTCTACCCCAGATCCACCAGATG GTGCTGCTTCCTGTGAAGCACTCACACCTCGGGAGCAGGGCTCCCAGCTTCCCTGGGGCAGCTGTGGCTTCCAGGGACCCCATCTGGTCACCGGGAAGGGGCTCGGGAGCAAGaatgctgagcaggaagcccacacCATCCATGAAGAGAATATAGCAAAACTGCACGCCATGGCCCCTGAGGAGATCCTGCGGGAGCAGCAGCAGTTGCTGGCTCAGCTCG ATCCCAGCTTGGTTGCCTTCCTGAGGTCTCCCAGGCACACCCATGAGCAAGCAGGAGAGAAGACCACAGAGGAGCAGAGGCCAGGAGGACCCTCTGTTGAGGTCACTGGAGAGGAACCCATTGTGCCAACTTTTGCAAGTGAGCCCAGGCAGGAAGAAGATCTGGATCCAAGAGCCCCAG CTCTGGCCCTGCCTGTGACCCCCGACAAAGAATGGGTGCACATGGACACCGTGGAGCTGGAGAAGCTGCACTGGACCCAGGATCTGCCTCCGCTCCGAAAGAAGCGGACGCAGGAG AGGATGCAAGCCCGATTTAATCTTCAGGGAGAGCTCCTGGCCCCCGATGTGGACCTGCCCACCCATCTGGGGCTACACCACcatggagaagaggcagag AGAGCAGGGTATTCCCTGCAGGAGCTCTTCCACCTGACGCgcagccaggtgtcccagcagaGAGCATTAGCGCTGCACGTATTGGCCCAGGTCATCAGCAGG gcacAGGCTGGTGAGTTCGGGGACCGGCTAGTGGGCAGTGTCCTGCGCCTCCTTTTGGATGCTGGTTTCCTCTTCCTGCTGCGCTTCTCCCTGGATGACAGAGTGGATGGAGTCATTGCAGCTGCCGTCCGGGCTCTTCGGGCTCTGCTGGTGGCTCCTGGAGATGAG GAGCTCCTTGACAGCACCTTCTCCTGGTACCGTGGAGCTTTGGTGTTCCCTCTGATGCCCAGCCAGGAAGACGAGGACGATGAGGATGAAGATGAAGAGCCTccagcagagaaaataaaaaggaagagtcCTGAGCAAGGAAACCGGCCTCCATCTGACCTGGCTCGACACGATGTCATCAAG GGGCTTCTGGCTACCAACTTGCTGCCTCGGCTGCGCTACTTGCTAGAGGTCACCTGCCCAGCACCATCTGTGGTCCTTGACATCCTAGCTGTGCTCATCCGTCTGGCCCGGCATTCCCTGGAGTCAGCCACAAGg gtcctagaGTGCCCTCGGCTAATAGAGACCGTGGTTCGGGAGTTCCTGCCCACCAGCTGGTACCCCATGAGAGCGGGGCCTGCCCCCAGCCTACACAGAGTGCCCTGTGCCGCTGCCATGAAACTGCTTCGTGTCCTGGCCTCTGCTGGTAGGAACATCGCTGCCCGACTG CTGAGCAGCTTTGATCTTCGGAGCCGCCTGAGCCGCTTTCTAGCAGAGGCTCCCCAGGAAATGGCCTTGCCCCtagaggaagctgaggctctgaGCAGCGAGGCCTTCCGTCTGTGGGCTGTGGCTGCCTCCTATGGCCAAGGTGCTGAactttacag GGAGCTGTACCCAGTGCTGATGCGGGCCCTGCAGGCCGTGCCAGAGGAACTCAGCACACAGCCTGCTCGGCCCTTGTCCATGCAGCGGATAGCGTCCTTGCTCACTCTCCTTGCCCAGCTGACCCTGGCCACCAGCAGCACCACCCCTGAACCCAGCAG TGACAGTGCTGGGGCCAGTGTGTCGGCCACCCCTTCCTCAATCACTTGGACACAGGTGTCCGGGCTCCAGCCTCTTGTGGAGCCCTGTCTAAGACAGACCTTGAAGTTGCTGCCCAGACCTGAGATGTGGCAGGCCCTGGGCCCAGTGCCCACTGCCTGCTTGCTCTTCTTGGATGCATACTACCAGGCCTGGAGCCAGCAG CCAAGCCTGTGCCCAGGGGATTGGCTACAGGATATGGAGCGCCTGTCAGAGAGCCTGCTGTTACCCTTGCTGCACACACCCACTCTGGGCAGCCTGTGGGATTCTCTTGG GAGCTGCTCCCCTCTCTGCAACCCGCAGTTCTGTGTTCGGGCCCCTGAAGCTCTCCCCAGCCTCGTGTCACTGGGCAGCACAGGAGGCCGCCTCTCTCTCAGTTTGGCTGGCTCAGCCTCACCGTTCCCATTCCTCACTgcccttctctgtcttttcaaCACCTTGGCCCGGATCCACAAGGGGCTGTGTGACCAG ctGGCTGCCATATTGGCCGCCCCGGGACTCCAGAACTACTTCCTCCAGTGTTTGGCTCCCATGGCCGCCCCACACTTCACGCCCTTCTCTGCGTGGGCCTTGCGCCACGAGTACCACCTACAGTACCTGGCACTCATCCTGGCACAGAAAGCG GCAACAGTCCAGCCAGATCTGGCCATCAACACTGCCCTCCATCACAGTCTGGTCTTGGCCTTGCTGAGCCGACTGCTGCCCGGAAGTGAGCACCTTGCCCATGAGCTCCTGCTGAGCTGTGTATTCCGTCTGGAGTTCCTCCC GGAAAGAGCATCAGGGGGTCTGGAGGCAGCTGACTTCTCTGACCGGCTGTCCTTAGGGAACAACAAGGACTCGGGGTGTGGGCGAGGCGCTCTGCTGGCTCAGGCCTGCCAGGACCTCCCCAGCATCCGCAGCTGCTACCTGACCCACTGTTCACTGGCCCGAGCCAGCCTGCTAGCCTCGCAGGCCTCATACCGAGGGGAGCTGCAGCGAGTCCCcggcctgctgctccctgtgccGAAGGAGCCGCTGCTGCCCACCGACTGGCCTTTCCTGCCACTGATCCACCTCTACCACCAGGCCGCAGACACTTCCCTGGGGCTCCCTCCTGCTGACACTATAGGCACGGCTCTGCGGGCTCTGCAGTGGGTGCTGGTCCTGGAGAGCTGGCGCCCTCAGGCCCTCTGGGCCGTGCCTCCCGCCGCCCGCCTGGCACGGCTCATGTGTGTGTTCCTCGTGGACAGTGAACTATTCCGGGAGACCCCAGTACAACATCTGGTGGCCACACTCCTGGCCCGGCTCTGCCAGCCTCAAGTTCTGCTGGACCTCAAGCTGGATTGCCCACTTCCTGGCCTGGCGTCTTTCCCTGACCTCTATGCCAGCTTCCTGGAGCACTTTGAGGCTGTCTCTTATGGGGACCACCTCTTTGGAGCCCTGGTGCTCCTTCCCCTGCAGCGCCGGTTCAGCGTCACTCTGCGCCTTGCCCTCTTTGGGGAGCATGTGGGAGCCTTGCGAGCTCTGGGCCTGCCTCTGACCCAG CTGCCTGTGTCCTTGGAGTGCTATACAGAGCCTCCCGAAGACAACCTGGCCCTTCTTCAGCTCTACTTCCGGGCTCTGGTTACTGGTGCTCTCTGTCCACGTTGGTGCCCTGTGCTCTATGCTGTGGCCATGGCTCATGTCAACAGCTTCATCttctcccaggaccccaagagctCA GAGGAGACCAAGGCTGCCCGCAGAAGCATGCTGCAGAAAACTTGGCTGCTAGCAGATGAG GGTCTCCGGCATCACCTCCTCCACTATAAGCTCCCTAATTCTGCCCTCCCAGAAGGCTTTGAGCTCTATCCCCAGTTGCCCCCTCTGCGTCAGCAGTACCTCCAGCAACTGACCTCAGGGATGCTCCAAAATGGGGTATCCAAGGCCTAG